The following coding sequences lie in one Pseudomonas syringae CC1557 genomic window:
- a CDS encoding methyl-accepting chemotaxis protein — translation MQTGLKSTILQIASAADQLASAAEELSAVTDESTRGLTRQNDEIQQAATAVNQMTAAVEEVARNAVSTSEASKTATEDAVDGRGQVDHTVKGITTMVHEITQSTGAVSELAGHVREISKVLDVIRSIAEQTNLLALNAAIEAARAGEQGRGFAVVADEVRALAHRTQASTVEIEGMISTVQSGADGAVAAMGKSLSLATNTQDLALRAGAALEKITQGVATINERNLVIASASEEQAQVAREVDRNLLNIQDLSTQSAAGANQTSASSQELSRLATSFNTLVANFKL, via the coding sequence ATGCAGACCGGTCTGAAAAGTACCATTCTGCAGATTGCCAGTGCCGCCGACCAGCTCGCCTCCGCAGCCGAGGAACTGAGCGCAGTGACCGATGAGAGCACGCGCGGGCTGACTCGCCAGAACGACGAAATCCAGCAGGCGGCTACGGCGGTGAACCAGATGACTGCCGCTGTCGAGGAAGTGGCGCGTAATGCGGTGTCGACCTCCGAAGCCTCGAAGACCGCTACCGAGGATGCAGTTGATGGTCGTGGTCAGGTTGATCACACGGTCAAAGGCATCACTACCATGGTGCACGAGATCACTCAGTCTACCGGTGCCGTTTCCGAACTGGCCGGGCATGTGCGCGAAATCAGCAAGGTACTGGACGTTATTCGCAGCATTGCCGAGCAGACCAACCTGCTGGCGCTCAACGCCGCTATCGAGGCCGCGCGTGCCGGCGAACAGGGGCGCGGTTTTGCGGTGGTGGCTGACGAGGTCCGGGCACTGGCCCACCGTACCCAGGCTTCGACCGTCGAGATCGAAGGCATGATCAGCACCGTGCAATCCGGCGCCGACGGTGCTGTGGCGGCGATGGGCAAAAGTCTGTCGCTGGCCACCAATACTCAGGATCTGGCGCTACGTGCCGGTGCGGCGCTGGAAAAGATCACCCAAGGCGTGGCGACCATCAACGAACGCAATCTGGTCATCGCTTCGGCCTCCGAAGAGCAGGCCCAAGTGGCTCGGGAAGTAGACCGCAATCTGTTGAACATTCAGGACCTCTCGACGCAGAGCGCGGCGGGGGCTAATCAGACCAGCGCTTCCAGCCAGGAACTGTCGCGTCTGGCAACATCCTTCAATACGCTGGTTGCCAACTTCAAGCTTTGA
- a CDS encoding ankyrin repeat domain-containing protein has product MKNLIYGLLLFAATASATQPAPPPELNAEQTASQLRTLFFDASREGNNPMLDTFIEAHYDLNVRDPQGYTGLILAAYHGHEDAVVRLIDAGADPCAKDNRGNTALMGAIFKGELSIAKRLVQADCGANLTNNAGQTAAMYAALFKRTEVLKELTDKGADLSLRDSMGNDVQGLSKGEFQAPPTR; this is encoded by the coding sequence GTGAAAAACCTCATCTACGGCTTGCTGCTGTTTGCCGCAACCGCCAGCGCAACGCAACCTGCTCCGCCTCCAGAACTCAATGCCGAACAGACCGCCAGCCAGCTTCGCACTCTGTTCTTCGATGCCTCCCGTGAAGGCAACAATCCGATGCTGGACACCTTCATCGAAGCTCATTACGACCTCAACGTGCGTGACCCGCAAGGCTACACCGGCCTTATTCTGGCCGCCTATCACGGCCATGAAGACGCAGTGGTTCGGCTTATCGACGCCGGTGCGGATCCCTGCGCCAAGGACAACCGCGGCAATACCGCGCTGATGGGCGCCATTTTCAAGGGTGAACTGAGTATCGCCAAGCGTCTGGTGCAGGCTGACTGCGGCGCTAACCTGACCAACAATGCCGGGCAGACGGCAGCCATGTACGCGGCCCTTTTCAAACGCACCGAAGTGCTCAAGGAATTGACCGACAAGGGCGCGGACCTGAGCCTCCGTGACAGCATGGGCAACGACGTGCAGGGTTTGTCCAAAGGCGAATTTCAGGCACCACCCACACGCTGA
- a CDS encoding TonB-dependent siderophore receptor, with protein MSTSSQRTRRNGPFLLSALSLAMLSSGTLSAAETAVLPATQVSAVATEGQEGYSAKSTSTASKSDVPVKEEAQSVNVVTPQTIADYNVRSLDDAMKFVSGVSQGNTLGNTKDSLMKRGFGNNDDGSILRDGVRSVVSKNFGATTERVEVLKGPASLLYGAMDPGGVINVISKQPQYVQSTTLSGSSYSEGGGSLGIDTTGPLGDSGLAYRLVAERQSEDYWRNYGVDQHTLIAPSLSWTGERASLTLAYEYNDYVSPFDRGTVFTNGHPADISYNKRLDEKWANTVGISETATARFEYQLSDDWKTRLTYGWNNDRYSLSIAQPSTLSSSGVLRRQANGGHYDYETRYASWDFIGKQDILGQQHDLLIGAEQEDSDKYRGKTYRNTAQNGFNIFSPSYGSLAEPSVVSAANSNLSNQLTSSSVYLKDNWHLNDRWILVLGGRYQHYDQYIAQGTGASRNTNLDKNDDIFLPMAGLVFKVNEDLSLYGNYSRSFVPNQDVNDDGTTFDPEEGRSYEVGAKYTLAPELNVNLAVFDIEKKNVVTTVATGVSEAAGKVGSQGVELDVTGRIAERWDMIGTYAYTHTEVLDDPKNEGNRLSQAPKHTASLYLTHHLQIPSGLGEWHAGGGARYVGERAGDNANTFYMSSYTVADAFLRWDVPMAGYKTRLQLNVDNLFDKQYYPSSTDSPLQVNVGEPRTARLSASVTF; from the coding sequence TTGAGCACCTCCTCCCAACGCACTCGCCGTAACGGCCCTTTTCTGCTGTCTGCACTGTCGCTGGCGATGCTGTCCAGCGGCACCTTGAGCGCCGCAGAAACCGCCGTGCTGCCCGCCACGCAGGTTTCTGCCGTCGCCACCGAAGGCCAGGAAGGCTATAGCGCAAAGAGCACCAGCACCGCGAGCAAGAGTGATGTTCCTGTCAAGGAGGAAGCTCAGTCGGTCAACGTCGTAACGCCACAGACCATCGCCGATTACAACGTGCGCTCGCTGGACGATGCCATGAAGTTCGTCAGCGGCGTCAGTCAGGGCAACACGCTGGGCAACACCAAGGACTCCTTGATGAAGCGCGGTTTCGGCAACAACGACGATGGCTCGATCCTGCGCGACGGCGTGCGCTCGGTGGTGTCGAAGAACTTCGGCGCGACCACCGAGCGCGTCGAAGTGCTCAAGGGCCCGGCCTCGTTGCTCTACGGCGCGATGGACCCTGGCGGCGTGATCAACGTGATCAGCAAGCAGCCGCAATATGTTCAGAGCACGACCCTGAGTGGTTCTTCCTACAGCGAAGGCGGCGGCAGCCTTGGCATCGACACCACCGGCCCGCTGGGCGACTCGGGGCTGGCCTACCGACTGGTGGCCGAACGTCAGAGTGAAGACTACTGGCGCAACTATGGCGTTGATCAACACACCCTGATCGCGCCCTCCCTGTCATGGACCGGCGAGCGCGCAAGCCTGACGCTGGCCTATGAATACAACGATTACGTCAGCCCGTTCGACCGTGGCACTGTCTTCACTAACGGCCATCCGGCCGATATCAGCTACAACAAGCGTCTGGACGAAAAGTGGGCAAACACGGTCGGCATCAGCGAAACGGCGACCGCGCGGTTCGAGTACCAGCTCAGCGATGACTGGAAAACCCGTCTGACCTACGGCTGGAACAACGACCGCTATAGCCTTTCGATTGCTCAACCCAGCACCCTGTCGAGCAGTGGCGTGCTGCGTCGTCAGGCCAATGGCGGTCATTACGATTACGAAACGCGTTATGCCAGCTGGGACTTCATCGGCAAGCAGGACATTCTTGGTCAGCAACATGATCTGCTGATCGGTGCCGAGCAGGAAGACTCCGATAAATATCGCGGCAAGACCTATCGCAACACAGCCCAGAATGGCTTCAATATCTTTTCGCCCAGCTATGGCAGCCTGGCCGAGCCCAGTGTTGTCAGCGCGGCCAACAGCAACCTGAGCAATCAGTTGACGTCTTCTTCGGTCTACCTTAAAGACAACTGGCACCTGAATGACCGCTGGATTCTGGTTCTCGGCGGCCGCTATCAGCATTATGACCAGTACATCGCCCAAGGCACCGGCGCCAGCCGCAACACTAATCTGGACAAAAATGACGATATATTCCTGCCGATGGCGGGTCTGGTGTTCAAGGTCAATGAAGACCTCTCGTTGTACGGCAATTACAGCCGCTCCTTCGTGCCTAACCAGGATGTGAACGACGATGGCACCACCTTCGACCCGGAAGAAGGCCGCAGTTACGAGGTCGGTGCAAAATACACGCTGGCACCGGAGCTCAACGTCAACCTAGCCGTGTTCGACATCGAGAAGAAAAACGTCGTGACCACCGTCGCTACCGGCGTCAGCGAGGCGGCTGGAAAGGTGGGTTCGCAGGGCGTGGAACTGGACGTGACCGGCCGCATCGCCGAACGCTGGGACATGATCGGTACCTACGCCTACACCCATACCGAAGTGCTCGACGATCCGAAAAACGAGGGCAACCGCCTGAGTCAGGCGCCGAAACATACCGCCAGCCTGTACCTCACCCATCACCTGCAAATCCCGTCCGGGCTGGGCGAGTGGCATGCCGGTGGTGGCGCGCGCTATGTCGGCGAACGGGCTGGTGACAACGCCAACACGTTCTACATGAGCAGCTACACCGTGGCCGATGCCTTCCTGCGCTGGGATGTGCCGATGGCAGGTTATAAAACCCGTCTGCAATTGAACGTGGATAACCTATTCGACAAGCAGTACTACCCGTCCAGCACCGACAGCCCGTTGCAGGTCAACGTGGGCGAACCCCGCACCGCACGCCTCAGCGCCAGCGTCACGTTCTAG
- a CDS encoding GNAT family N-acetyltransferase, translating to MSTVMLLQTPPPEFIRSQIQQMVVDYVTDISLVAIVPSNPLYNLYQYGVGYEVHLYLNAMDGSQSLTVELIVALDDDDPEIVLGFLLYLPVQNDPQACAVAYMAVRESHRRQGIASSMLEKMVARYPHAELYCAVDKVPYFESQGYQVLGARGPQVIMNTRDHGTDGLLAVMDIAPIYSSVEVRQIHAYLLKQHGEQAMLDAEEQRDRHLDELTRQAKAFAGQRLAGTTTKAFRLH from the coding sequence ATGTCCACCGTCATGCTGCTCCAAACCCCGCCACCGGAGTTTATCCGCAGCCAGATTCAGCAAATGGTTGTCGATTATGTGACCGACATCAGCCTGGTCGCCATTGTGCCGAGCAACCCGCTGTACAACCTTTATCAGTATGGCGTGGGCTATGAGGTGCATCTTTACCTGAACGCCATGGACGGGTCACAGAGTCTGACCGTCGAGCTGATCGTTGCGCTGGATGATGACGATCCGGAGATCGTGTTGGGTTTTCTACTTTACCTGCCGGTACAGAACGATCCACAGGCGTGTGCCGTGGCCTATATGGCAGTACGCGAAAGCCACCGTCGTCAAGGCATTGCAAGCTCGATGCTGGAAAAAATGGTCGCTCGTTATCCGCATGCCGAGCTGTATTGCGCAGTCGACAAGGTGCCGTATTTCGAATCACAGGGTTATCAGGTGCTGGGCGCACGTGGGCCGCAGGTGATCATGAATACCCGGGACCATGGCACTGACGGCTTGCTGGCGGTGATGGATATCGCACCTATCTACAGCTCGGTGGAGGTGCGACAGATTCATGCCTATTTGCTCAAACAGCATGGCGAGCAGGCGATGCTCGACGCGGAGGAACAGCGTGATCGCCATCTCGATGAACTGACCCGCCAGGCCAAGGCGTTTGCCGGTCAGCGTCTCGCTGGTACGACCACGAAGGCGTTCCGGTTGCACTGA
- a CDS encoding DUF3237 family protein: MNIIDFKKPVKGALRGHALAPVLEKVLTVVLKTDVPVLMGICSDGLRSNSMILGGEFRGEFISGSVLSSGSSSLVELSAELIFLDTRFTLITQLGELINVESRGVLLMDEAGQQELQNGIWPISEGHYQCTCTPRFQVSLGANEWLEKSAFIGRIEYIHASETLISFYRMKF; the protein is encoded by the coding sequence ATGAATATCATCGATTTCAAGAAACCCGTGAAAGGCGCTCTTCGTGGACATGCGTTAGCGCCCGTGCTCGAAAAAGTACTGACCGTCGTTCTGAAAACAGATGTTCCTGTGCTCATGGGCATATGCAGCGATGGCCTGCGCAGCAACAGCATGATCCTTGGTGGCGAATTTCGCGGTGAGTTCATCAGCGGGTCGGTACTCTCCAGCGGCAGCAGTTCGCTTGTCGAGCTGTCGGCCGAACTGATTTTTCTGGACACTCGTTTCACACTGATCACGCAACTGGGCGAGTTGATCAATGTTGAAAGCAGGGGCGTGCTGCTGATGGATGAAGCGGGGCAGCAGGAACTGCAAAACGGCATCTGGCCGATCAGCGAAGGCCATTACCAATGCACCTGTACGCCGCGCTTTCAGGTCTCCCTGGGCGCTAATGAATGGCTGGAGAAAAGCGCCTTCATCGGCAGGATCGAATACATCCATGCCAGTGAAACGCTAATCAGCTTTTATAGAATGAAGTTCTGA
- a CDS encoding methyl-accepting chemotaxis protein, protein MILRKLNLAPRSALCFGVFCLMIIALGLLALRQAAELNAAEKFIETNVLPSMKLLASIDREFVSIRGNNARVRNPIEPQDRKTKALGDIKQSRSLTAGYSDALGKLIVTPQGRQAFDELTKASSNYQTAQDRYLASVAAGDLETAVAISNGEMKSAADQVEITLKKLISVNDSKAEKAGITADTAYQQTLWLVGIFIAVGVLTTLLLAWMYTRSLTGPIGESLIIAQRIATNDLSKDIAQDGTDEAAKLISALASMQTNLRSALTLIGDSSTQLAATSEEMHAVTEDASRTIQRQTNEIEMAATAVNQMSAAVEEVASNAASASEVTSQSSTAAMAGRAQVDETVTAINLMVSKVQITSTEVQGLAVMATDISKVLDVIRAIAEQTNLLALNAAIEAARAGEAGRGFAVVADEVRALAHRTQQSTREIEQMVGSIQTGTGNAVTAMEQTSVQAQKTLEMANGAGKALLEITNSISQINERNLMIATAAEEQAQVAREVDRSLVSIRDLSSQTSEGSNQTAIATAELSTLASGLNRLTKQFRV, encoded by the coding sequence ATGATCCTGCGAAAACTCAACCTTGCCCCACGCTCGGCACTTTGTTTCGGCGTTTTCTGCCTGATGATCATTGCCTTGGGTTTACTTGCCTTGCGCCAGGCGGCGGAACTCAACGCCGCCGAAAAATTTATCGAGACCAACGTGCTGCCGAGCATGAAACTGCTCGCTTCAATCGATCGAGAGTTTGTCAGTATCCGAGGCAACAACGCCCGCGTACGAAACCCGATCGAGCCGCAGGATCGAAAGACCAAGGCGCTCGGCGACATCAAACAGTCACGCTCGCTGACCGCCGGTTATTCTGATGCACTAGGCAAATTGATCGTCACCCCGCAAGGGCGTCAGGCATTCGATGAACTCACTAAAGCCAGTTCCAACTATCAGACCGCACAGGATCGCTACCTCGCGTCGGTTGCCGCTGGTGACCTGGAAACGGCAGTGGCGATATCCAACGGCGAGATGAAAAGCGCAGCCGATCAGGTTGAAATCACACTTAAGAAGCTCATCTCGGTCAACGACTCCAAAGCGGAAAAAGCAGGCATTACCGCAGACACTGCCTATCAGCAAACCCTATGGCTGGTGGGTATCTTCATCGCAGTGGGCGTGCTCACCACCCTGCTCCTCGCCTGGATGTACACCCGCAGCCTGACCGGGCCGATTGGCGAATCGCTGATCATCGCGCAACGTATTGCTACCAATGATCTGAGCAAGGACATTGCACAGGATGGCACCGATGAGGCGGCGAAACTGATCTCTGCACTGGCTTCCATGCAAACCAACCTGCGCAGTGCCCTGACGTTGATTGGCGACTCTTCCACACAGCTGGCCGCCACGTCCGAAGAAATGCATGCAGTCACCGAAGATGCCTCACGTACCATTCAGCGTCAGACCAACGAAATTGAAATGGCCGCTACCGCCGTCAATCAGATGAGCGCGGCGGTCGAAGAGGTGGCCAGTAACGCAGCATCGGCATCGGAAGTGACTTCGCAATCCAGTACCGCGGCCATGGCCGGGCGTGCGCAGGTCGATGAAACCGTCACCGCGATCAACCTGATGGTCTCCAAGGTGCAGATCACGTCGACAGAAGTGCAAGGCCTGGCGGTCATGGCCACCGACATCAGCAAGGTCCTGGATGTGATCCGCGCCATCGCCGAACAGACCAACCTGTTGGCGCTGAACGCGGCAATCGAAGCCGCTCGTGCTGGAGAAGCCGGACGAGGTTTCGCGGTAGTTGCAGATGAGGTCCGGGCACTGGCGCACCGCACTCAACAATCGACCCGGGAAATCGAACAGATGGTCGGCTCGATTCAGACCGGCACCGGCAATGCCGTGACAGCCATGGAGCAGACCAGCGTGCAGGCCCAGAAGACGCTGGAAATGGCCAACGGTGCTGGCAAGGCGCTGCTTGAAATCACTAACTCCATCAGCCAGATCAACGAACGCAACCTGATGATCGCAACCGCCGCCGAAGAGCAGGCCCAGGTTGCACGTGAAGTCGACCGAAGCCTGGTCAGCATTCGTGACCTGTCCAGTCAGACGTCCGAAGGTTCGAATCAGACGGCTATCGCCACCGCCGAATTGTCGACACTGGCATCCGGCCTGAATCGCCTGACCAAACAGTTCCGCGTGTAA
- the katB gene encoding catalase KatB, with translation MVRLTAVGLISMPAAYAADTLTRDNGADVGDNQNSQTAGAQGPVLLQDVQLLQKLQRFDRERIPERVVHARGTGVKGEFTASADISDLSKATVFKSGEKTPVFVRFSSVVHGNHSPETLRDPHGFATKFYTADGNWDLVGNNFPTFFIRDAIKFPDMVHAFKPDPRTNLDNDSRRFDFFSHVPEATRTLTLLYSNEGTPAGYRFMDGNGVHAYKLVNAKGEVHYVKFHWKTLQGIKNLDPKEVAQVQSKDYSHLTNDLVGAIKKGDFPKWDLYIQVLKPEDLAKFEFDPLDATKIWPDVPEKKIGQMVLNKNVDNFFQETEQVAMAPANLVPGIEPSEDRLLQGRVFSYADTQMYRLGANGLSLPVNQPKVAVNNGNQDGAMNSGHTTSGVNYEPSRLEPRPSDDKARYSELPLSGTTQQAKITREQNFKQAGDVYRAYTPKEQTDLVQSFGESLADTDTESKNIMLSYLYKADPTYGTRVTEVAKGDLAKVKSLAASLKD, from the coding sequence ATGGTTCGTTTAACTGCAGTCGGACTTATCAGTATGCCGGCCGCCTACGCAGCCGACACCCTGACTCGCGACAATGGCGCCGACGTCGGCGATAACCAGAATTCCCAGACAGCAGGCGCCCAAGGGCCGGTCCTGCTGCAAGACGTGCAGTTGCTGCAAAAACTGCAACGCTTTGATCGCGAACGCATCCCGGAACGCGTTGTTCACGCCCGCGGCACTGGCGTCAAAGGCGAGTTTACTGCATCGGCCGACATCAGCGACCTGAGCAAGGCAACGGTCTTCAAATCGGGCGAGAAAACCCCGGTATTCGTGCGTTTCTCTTCTGTGGTCCACGGCAACCATTCGCCTGAAACCCTGCGCGACCCCCACGGTTTCGCTACCAAGTTCTACACGGCCGATGGCAACTGGGACCTGGTGGGCAACAACTTCCCTACTTTCTTCATTCGCGATGCCATCAAGTTCCCGGACATGGTGCACGCCTTCAAGCCTGACCCACGCACCAACCTCGACAACGATTCACGTCGCTTCGACTTCTTCTCCCACGTACCGGAAGCCACCCGTACGCTGACCCTGCTGTATTCCAACGAAGGTACGCCAGCAGGCTATCGCTTCATGGATGGTAACGGCGTGCATGCCTACAAACTGGTCAACGCCAAAGGCGAAGTGCATTACGTCAAGTTCCACTGGAAGACGCTGCAAGGCATCAAGAACCTTGATCCAAAAGAAGTCGCTCAGGTTCAGTCCAAGGACTACAGCCACCTGACCAATGACCTGGTCGGCGCGATCAAGAAAGGCGACTTCCCGAAATGGGATCTGTACATCCAGGTGCTGAAGCCTGAAGACCTTGCCAAGTTCGAATTCGATCCTCTGGATGCCACCAAGATCTGGCCTGACGTGCCGGAGAAAAAAATCGGCCAGATGGTACTGAACAAGAACGTCGACAATTTCTTCCAGGAAACCGAACAGGTCGCCATGGCTCCGGCCAATCTGGTGCCAGGCATCGAGCCTTCCGAAGACCGTCTGCTGCAAGGTCGTGTGTTCTCCTACGCCGACACCCAGATGTACCGCCTTGGCGCCAACGGTCTGAGCCTGCCGGTCAACCAGCCTAAAGTTGCGGTGAATAACGGCAACCAGGATGGCGCGATGAACAGCGGCCACACCACCAGCGGCGTGAATTACGAGCCAAGCCGTCTGGAACCACGCCCATCCGATGACAAGGCGCGCTACAGCGAACTGCCGCTCAGTGGCACCACCCAGCAGGCGAAGATCACGCGCGAGCAGAACTTCAAGCAAGCTGGCGACGTGTATCGCGCCTACACCCCGAAAGAGCAGACCGACCTGGTGCAGAGCTTCGGCGAGTCGTTGGCTGACACCGATACCGAAAGCAAAAACATCATGCTGTCGTACCTGTACAAGGCAGACCCTACCTACGGCACTCGGGTAACCGAAGTGGCAAAAGGCGACCTGGCCAAGGTCAAGTCGCTGGCTGCCAGCCTGAAGGACTGA
- a CDS encoding DUF6434 domain-containing protein: MAFDWHSDLITRDTPVDVHYRNTQNVRRFMVEQCGPLFRFDRTFMAWIKNGEPKDMGQVADHWLQMRAQASEAG; encoded by the coding sequence ATGGCATTCGATTGGCACTCTGACCTGATCACGCGTGACACTCCGGTGGACGTGCACTATCGAAACACGCAGAACGTGCGCCGTTTCATGGTCGAACAGTGCGGCCCGCTGTTCAGGTTTGATCGAACATTCATGGCGTGGATAAAGAATGGCGAACCCAAAGACATGGGGCAGGTCGCGGATCACTGGTTGCAGATGCGTGCGCAGGCCTCAGAAGCAGGCTAA
- a CDS encoding CAP domain-containing protein, whose amino-acid sequence MPVITFVLRLSLLSFGMMCANAVLASEETQLVDTLNAYRGQAQRCGEQVSMELPPLVTDTRLVLPANGNLDLQQSLARAAYPMVTVQAISLSGPRDAAAAMKAVQESFCQVVLDPQFVDIGVSREGRDWRIVLARSLVASRLGDWQAEGQKVLEMINTARTQARQCGAQSYAATTPLAWNLTLGTAAQSHSQAMANNNFFDHKDREGRTPGDRAELAGYVGQQVGENIAAGQDTARKVVDGWLVSPGHCANLMNPGFRELGAAYAMDPKSDAGIYWTAMFGTQQ is encoded by the coding sequence ATGCCTGTCATTACCTTCGTTCTGCGCCTGTCATTGCTGTCATTTGGAATGATGTGTGCCAACGCTGTGTTGGCCAGTGAAGAGACGCAACTGGTCGACACCCTCAACGCCTATCGGGGTCAGGCGCAACGCTGTGGCGAGCAGGTGTCCATGGAATTGCCGCCATTGGTGACGGATACGCGACTGGTCCTGCCGGCCAACGGCAACCTCGATCTGCAGCAGTCACTGGCCCGGGCGGCCTACCCGATGGTCACCGTGCAGGCGATCAGCCTGTCCGGTCCGCGCGATGCTGCGGCCGCCATGAAGGCGGTTCAGGAAAGCTTCTGCCAGGTAGTGCTGGACCCGCAATTCGTCGATATCGGTGTGAGCCGGGAAGGGCGGGACTGGCGCATCGTGCTGGCGCGTTCTTTGGTGGCCTCGCGTCTTGGCGACTGGCAGGCCGAGGGGCAGAAGGTTCTGGAGATGATCAACACGGCGCGCACCCAGGCGCGTCAATGCGGCGCGCAATCCTATGCAGCCACCACGCCACTGGCCTGGAACCTGACCCTGGGCACCGCTGCGCAGAGCCATTCACAGGCCATGGCCAACAATAACTTCTTCGACCACAAGGATCGGGAAGGCCGCACGCCGGGCGACCGCGCCGAGCTGGCCGGGTATGTCGGTCAGCAGGTCGGAGAGAATATTGCAGCTGGTCAGGACACCGCACGCAAGGTGGTTGACGGCTGGCTGGTCAGCCCAGGTCATTGTGCCAATCTCATGAACCCCGGTTTTCGCGAACTGGGTGCGGCCTATGCAATGGACCCTAAAAGCGATGCAGGCATTTACTGGACAGCGATGTTTGGCACGCAGCAGTGA
- a CDS encoding TetR/AcrR family transcriptional regulator, whose amino-acid sequence MKVRTEARREAIIDAAASVFLEMGYERASMNEVTKRMGGSKATIYSYFPSKEVLFIAVVNRLATAHLAEAVSELAVRDDAEIELRTLFTRFGERMLMVLINDDKALAVYRMVVAESGHSDIGMMFYESGPSECLQTVASLMTLAMQRGQLRATDPHIAALQLTSLLTAETDIRLYQQAPMPLSIEEIHAMVERAVDTFMLGMEKR is encoded by the coding sequence ATGAAGGTGCGTACTGAAGCTCGCCGCGAAGCCATTATCGATGCGGCTGCAAGCGTCTTTCTCGAAATGGGCTACGAGCGCGCTTCGATGAACGAAGTCACCAAGCGAATGGGCGGTTCCAAAGCAACAATCTACAGTTACTTCCCTTCCAAGGAGGTGCTGTTCATCGCGGTGGTCAACAGGCTTGCAACAGCCCATCTGGCGGAGGCTGTTTCCGAGCTCGCGGTCCGCGACGATGCAGAGATTGAATTGAGGACGCTGTTCACCCGTTTTGGAGAACGTATGTTGATGGTGCTTATCAATGACGATAAAGCACTCGCCGTTTATCGGATGGTGGTCGCTGAATCAGGGCATTCGGATATCGGCATGATGTTCTATGAGTCTGGCCCCAGCGAGTGCCTGCAGACCGTTGCCTCGCTGATGACCCTGGCCATGCAGCGAGGACAGCTTCGCGCCACCGATCCGCACATCGCGGCGTTGCAGCTTACCTCGCTGTTGACGGCGGAAACCGACATTCGCCTTTACCAACAGGCACCCATGCCGCTAAGCATCGAAGAGATCCACGCCATGGTCGAGCGCGCAGTGGACACATTCATGTTGGGCATGGAGAAACGCTGA
- a CDS encoding LysR family transcriptional regulator — protein MSYSPEALEAFVQIAALGSFSAAARRLGKSQSTISEAIARLEIDLGLELFDRSSRQPVLTEAGRVMLGRVDDLLCASDRLRRAAARLSAGVEPRLTLVLSDANQFADFERLMTELDQRFPELEMECVFAEHGDAISLVQSGRASLGLLSAQASYPPEIGHATISESADFGLFVSHKHPLAALERVDYQQLARYRALRLNTLVEHSIPTDDLPTSGHRHWSAPNYLLLMDMAAFGFGWSALPRWLVSRYSGGLLKELKVSGWPRRSAVDVIWSFHCSLGPAGAWLLDALVPFAGE, from the coding sequence ATGAGTTATTCCCCCGAAGCGTTGGAAGCGTTTGTCCAGATTGCCGCACTGGGTTCGTTCAGCGCTGCTGCGCGCCGCCTGGGCAAGAGCCAGTCGACCATCAGCGAAGCCATCGCCCGGCTGGAGATCGATCTGGGGCTGGAGTTGTTTGATCGTTCGTCGCGGCAACCGGTCTTGACCGAGGCGGGGAGGGTCATGCTCGGTCGCGTCGATGATTTGCTGTGCGCCTCCGATCGCCTGCGCCGTGCTGCGGCGCGTCTGTCAGCGGGTGTCGAGCCTCGGCTGACGCTGGTGTTGTCCGATGCCAATCAGTTCGCGGATTTCGAGCGGCTGATGACCGAACTGGACCAACGTTTTCCGGAGCTGGAAATGGAGTGTGTGTTTGCCGAGCACGGTGATGCGATCAGCCTGGTGCAATCGGGTAGAGCATCGCTGGGGCTGTTGTCGGCACAGGCCAGCTACCCGCCGGAGATTGGCCACGCGACCATCAGTGAAAGTGCCGATTTCGGTCTGTTCGTTTCGCACAAGCATCCACTCGCCGCGCTGGAACGAGTCGATTACCAGCAACTGGCTCGCTATCGCGCATTGCGCCTTAACACGCTGGTCGAGCACAGCATCCCGACCGACGACCTGCCGACCAGCGGTCACCGGCACTGGTCAGCGCCGAATTATCTGTTGCTGATGGACATGGCTGCGTTCGGCTTCGGCTGGTCGGCACTGCCGCGCTGGCTGGTATCGCGCTACTCGGGCGGACTGTTGAAGGAGCTGAAAGTCTCCGGCTGGCCACGTCGCTCGGCGGTCGATGTCATTTGGTCGTTCCACTGCAGCCTGGGGCCTGCGGGGGCATGGTTGCTGGATGCGCTGGTGCCGTTTGCGGGGGAGTGA